One stretch of Punica granatum isolate Tunisia-2019 chromosome 5, ASM765513v2, whole genome shotgun sequence DNA includes these proteins:
- the LOC116206660 gene encoding cytochrome P450 85A-like codes for MAVYVLVLVALILCLLCLSTALLKWNEVRYRKKGLPPGTMGWPVFGETTEFLKQGPNFMKNQRARYGSFFKSHILGCPTIVSMDPDINRYVLMNEAKGLVPGYPQSMLDILGKCNIAAVHGSTHRYMRGALLSLVSSTMIRDQLLPKIDHFLRSHLSNWDSSTIDIQEKTKEMALLSSLKQIAGIESGPMSEEFMPEFFKLVLGTLSLPIDLPGTNYRRGLQARKNIISMLRKLIEERKASMETHDHRDMLSSLMRSDENRQKLTDEEIIDQIITILYSGYETVSTTSMMAVKYLHDHPKVLQQLREEHLEIRGRKRPEDPIEWDDFKSMSFTRAVIYETSRLATIVNGVLRKTTQDMELNGFVIPKGWRIYIYTREMNYNPYLYPDPLVFNPWRWLDKSQESINNNLMFGGGTRQCPGKELGVAEISTFLHYFVIRYRWEEVGGDKLMKFPRVEAPYGLHIRVQNLY; via the exons ATGGCTGTCTATGTTCTGGTTCTTGTGGCACTCATCCTCTGCTTGCTCTGCCTCTCCACTGCTCTTCTCAAATGGAACGAGGTCCGGTACCGGAAGAAGGGCCTGCCCCCCGGTACGATGGGCTGGCCCGTCTTCGGAGAGACCACCGAGTTCCTCAAACAAGGCCCCAACTTCATGAAGAACCAGAGAGCAAG GTATGGGAGCTTCTTCAAGTCCCACATACTGGGGTGCCCGACAATCGTGTCGATGGATCCCGACATAAACCGATATGTACTGATGAACGAGGCAAAAGGGCTCGTCCCAGGTTATCCGCAGTCGATGCTCGACATACTGGGGAAATGCAACATTGCAGCAGTCCATGGCTCCACCCACAGGTACATGAGGGGCGCCCTGCTCTCACTAGTGAGCTCCACCATGATCAGAGATCAGCTCTTGCCCAAAATCGACCACTTCCTGAGATCTCACCTCAGCAACTGGGACAGCTCCACCATTGACATCCAAGAAAAGACCAAAGAG ATGGCACTCCTTTCATCTCTGAAGCAGATTGCTGGGATCGAATCGGGCCCCATGTCGGAAGAGTTCATGCCCGAATTCTTCAAGCTCGTCCTCGGGACTCTTTCACTGCCTATAGACCTTCCCGGGACAAACTACCGACGCGGGCTTCAG GCGAGGAAGAACATCATAAGCATGCTGAGGAAGCTGATAGAGGAGAGGAAGGCTTCCATGGAAACTCATGACCATAGGGACATGCTTAGCAGTCTGATGAGAAGTGACGAGAACAGGCAGAAACTGACAGATGAGGAGATAATTGACCAAATAATCACCATACTGTATTCTGGGTATGAGACTGTCTCCACCACTTCTATGATGGCTGTCAAGTACCTTCATGACCACCCAAAAGTCCTCCAACAGTTAAGA GAAGAGCACTTGGAGATCAGAGGAAGGAAAAGGCCGGAGGATCCCATTGAGTGGGACGACTTTAAGTCGATGAGCTTTACTCGTGCG GTGATATATGAGACTTCAAGATTGGCTACTATCGTGAATGGGGTTCTTAGGAAGACCACTCAAGATATGGAACTTAACG GATTCGTAATTCCGAAAGGATGGAGAATATACATTTACACGAGAGAGATGAACTACAACCCGTACTTGTACCCGGATCCATTGGTATTCAATCCATGGCGATGGCTG GATAAGAGCCAGGAGTCCATAAACAACAACTTGATGTTTGGGGGAGGAACAAGGCAGTGCCCCGGGAAGGAGCTTGGGGTTGCCGAAATCTCGACATTTCTTCATTACTTTGTAATTAGATACAG ATGGGAAGAAGTTGGAGGGGATAAGCTAATGAAGTTTCCAAGAGTGGAGGCACCATATGGGCTCCACATCAGGGTTCAAAATCTTTACTAA